Proteins encoded within one genomic window of Hemiscyllium ocellatum isolate sHemOce1 chromosome 1, sHemOce1.pat.X.cur, whole genome shotgun sequence:
- the paqr3a gene encoding progestin and adipoQ receptor family member 3a isoform X4 produces MPQKLLKSAHYIELGNYHYWPVLVPRDIRLYTYEQIPSFLKDNPYITDGYRAYLPSKLCLKSLFILSNETVNIWSHLLGFFLFFSLGIYDMTTVLPAASASRDDYVIYSICLFCFQVCMLCSVGYHLFCCHRSEKANRRWMALDYAGIAIGILGCYVPAVFYAFYCNEYWRQVYLIMVLAMILAVFFAQIHPYYLTKQWYSLRALIFCCVSVYGFIPTIHWIWQNGGMNTPIVQAFVPRVFVMYLMGAVAILLYITKIPERYFPEYSPN; encoded by the exons ATGCCTCAGAAGTTGCTTAAAAGTGCCCACTATATTGAACTAGGAAACTACCATTATTGGCCTGTTCTTGTACCACGAGACATCCGCCTGTACACTTACGAACAAATTCCATCCTTCCTTAAGGATAATCCTTACATTACAGATGGATATAGAGCTTATCTACCTTCAAAATTATGCTTGAAAAG TCTTTTCATCCTTTCTAACGAGACGGTGAATATCTGGAGTCATCTACTTGGATTTTTCCTGTTTTTCAGTCTTGGCATTTATGACATGACCACTGTACTTCCTGCGGCAAGTGCCTCTAGGGATGATTATGTTATATATTCCATATGTCTCTTCTGCTTCCAG GTTTGTATGCTGTGCTCAGTGGGCTATCATCTATTCTGCTGCCATCGCTCGGAGAAAGCAAATAGACGCTGGATGGCTCTTGATTATGCTGGTATTGCCATTGGGATTTTGGGCTGCTATGTCCCTGCAGTATTCTATGCCTTTTACTGCAATGAA TATTGGCGACAGGTGTACTTAATAATGGTGCTGGCTATGATACTGGCAGTATTCTTTGCACAAATCCATCCATATTACCTCACTAAGCAGTGGTACAGCCTACGTGCGCTCATCTTttgctgtgtctctgtgtatgggTTTATCCCAACAATACACTGGATCTGGCAGAATGGAGGGATGAACACACCAATTGTTCAG GCATTTGTTCCACGTGTATTTGTGATGTATTTGATGGGTGCAGTAGCTATTTTACTCTACATTACGAAAATTCCAGAAAGATATTTTCCAG
- the paqr3a gene encoding progestin and adipoQ receptor family member 3a isoform X3 produces MPQKLLKSAHYIELGNYHYWPVLVPRDIRLYTYEQIPSFLKDNPYITDGYRAYLPSKLCLKSLFILSNETVNIWSHLLGFFLFFSLGIYDMTTVLPAASASRDDYVIYSICLFCFQVCMLCSVGYHLFCCHRSEKANRRWMALDYAGIAIGILGCYVPAVFYAFYCNEYWRQVYLIMVLAMILAVFFAQIHPYYLTKQWYSLRALIFCCVSVYGFIPTIHWIWQNGGMNTPIVQAFVPRVFVMYLMGAVAILLYITKIPERYFPVSVRVGSKESRRLRLK; encoded by the exons ATGCCTCAGAAGTTGCTTAAAAGTGCCCACTATATTGAACTAGGAAACTACCATTATTGGCCTGTTCTTGTACCACGAGACATCCGCCTGTACACTTACGAACAAATTCCATCCTTCCTTAAGGATAATCCTTACATTACAGATGGATATAGAGCTTATCTACCTTCAAAATTATGCTTGAAAAG TCTTTTCATCCTTTCTAACGAGACGGTGAATATCTGGAGTCATCTACTTGGATTTTTCCTGTTTTTCAGTCTTGGCATTTATGACATGACCACTGTACTTCCTGCGGCAAGTGCCTCTAGGGATGATTATGTTATATATTCCATATGTCTCTTCTGCTTCCAG GTTTGTATGCTGTGCTCAGTGGGCTATCATCTATTCTGCTGCCATCGCTCGGAGAAAGCAAATAGACGCTGGATGGCTCTTGATTATGCTGGTATTGCCATTGGGATTTTGGGCTGCTATGTCCCTGCAGTATTCTATGCCTTTTACTGCAATGAA TATTGGCGACAGGTGTACTTAATAATGGTGCTGGCTATGATACTGGCAGTATTCTTTGCACAAATCCATCCATATTACCTCACTAAGCAGTGGTACAGCCTACGTGCGCTCATCTTttgctgtgtctctgtgtatgggTTTATCCCAACAATACACTGGATCTGGCAGAATGGAGGGATGAACACACCAATTGTTCAG GCATTTGTTCCACGTGTATTTGTGATGTATTTGATGGGTGCAGTAGCTATTTTACTCTACATTACGAAAATTCCAGAAAGATATTTTCCAG
- the paqr3a gene encoding progestin and adipoQ receptor family member 3a isoform X1 has product MPQKLLKSAHYIELGNYHYWPVLVPRDIRLYTYEQIPSFLKDNPYITDGYRAYLPSKLCLKSLFILSNETVNIWSHLLGFFLFFSLGIYDMTTVLPAASASRDDYVIYSICLFCFQVCMLCSVGYHLFCCHRSEKANRRWMALDYAGIAIGILGCYVPAVFYAFYCNEYWRQVYLIMVLAMILAVFFAQIHPYYLTKQWYSLRALIFCCVSVYGFIPTIHWIWQNGGMNTPIVQAFVPRVFVMYLMGAVAILLYITKIPERYFPGQLNYLGSSHQCWHILVVLMFYWWHQTGVYIMQYRHNQPCLELMST; this is encoded by the exons ATGCCTCAGAAGTTGCTTAAAAGTGCCCACTATATTGAACTAGGAAACTACCATTATTGGCCTGTTCTTGTACCACGAGACATCCGCCTGTACACTTACGAACAAATTCCATCCTTCCTTAAGGATAATCCTTACATTACAGATGGATATAGAGCTTATCTACCTTCAAAATTATGCTTGAAAAG TCTTTTCATCCTTTCTAACGAGACGGTGAATATCTGGAGTCATCTACTTGGATTTTTCCTGTTTTTCAGTCTTGGCATTTATGACATGACCACTGTACTTCCTGCGGCAAGTGCCTCTAGGGATGATTATGTTATATATTCCATATGTCTCTTCTGCTTCCAG GTTTGTATGCTGTGCTCAGTGGGCTATCATCTATTCTGCTGCCATCGCTCGGAGAAAGCAAATAGACGCTGGATGGCTCTTGATTATGCTGGTATTGCCATTGGGATTTTGGGCTGCTATGTCCCTGCAGTATTCTATGCCTTTTACTGCAATGAA TATTGGCGACAGGTGTACTTAATAATGGTGCTGGCTATGATACTGGCAGTATTCTTTGCACAAATCCATCCATATTACCTCACTAAGCAGTGGTACAGCCTACGTGCGCTCATCTTttgctgtgtctctgtgtatgggTTTATCCCAACAATACACTGGATCTGGCAGAATGGAGGGATGAACACACCAATTGTTCAG GCATTTGTTCCACGTGTATTTGTGATGTATTTGATGGGTGCAGTAGCTATTTTACTCTACATTACGAAAATTCCAGAAAGATATTTTCCAG GTCAGCTCAACTACCTCGGTTCTAGTCATCAGTGCTGGCATATCCTTGTTGTATTGATGTTTTATTGGTGGCACCAAACTGGAGTCTATATCATGCAGTACAGGCACAACCAACCCTGTTTAGAACTAATGAGTACATAA
- the paqr3a gene encoding progestin and adipoQ receptor family member 3a isoform X2, with amino-acid sequence MPQKLLKSAHYIELGNYHYWPVLVPRDIRLYTYEQIPSFLKDNPYITDGYRAYLPSKLCLKSLGIYDMTTVLPAASASRDDYVIYSICLFCFQVCMLCSVGYHLFCCHRSEKANRRWMALDYAGIAIGILGCYVPAVFYAFYCNEYWRQVYLIMVLAMILAVFFAQIHPYYLTKQWYSLRALIFCCVSVYGFIPTIHWIWQNGGMNTPIVQAFVPRVFVMYLMGAVAILLYITKIPERYFPGQLNYLGSSHQCWHILVVLMFYWWHQTGVYIMQYRHNQPCLELMST; translated from the exons ATGCCTCAGAAGTTGCTTAAAAGTGCCCACTATATTGAACTAGGAAACTACCATTATTGGCCTGTTCTTGTACCACGAGACATCCGCCTGTACACTTACGAACAAATTCCATCCTTCCTTAAGGATAATCCTTACATTACAGATGGATATAGAGCTTATCTACCTTCAAAATTATGCTTGAAAAG TCTTGGCATTTATGACATGACCACTGTACTTCCTGCGGCAAGTGCCTCTAGGGATGATTATGTTATATATTCCATATGTCTCTTCTGCTTCCAG GTTTGTATGCTGTGCTCAGTGGGCTATCATCTATTCTGCTGCCATCGCTCGGAGAAAGCAAATAGACGCTGGATGGCTCTTGATTATGCTGGTATTGCCATTGGGATTTTGGGCTGCTATGTCCCTGCAGTATTCTATGCCTTTTACTGCAATGAA TATTGGCGACAGGTGTACTTAATAATGGTGCTGGCTATGATACTGGCAGTATTCTTTGCACAAATCCATCCATATTACCTCACTAAGCAGTGGTACAGCCTACGTGCGCTCATCTTttgctgtgtctctgtgtatgggTTTATCCCAACAATACACTGGATCTGGCAGAATGGAGGGATGAACACACCAATTGTTCAG GCATTTGTTCCACGTGTATTTGTGATGTATTTGATGGGTGCAGTAGCTATTTTACTCTACATTACGAAAATTCCAGAAAGATATTTTCCAG GTCAGCTCAACTACCTCGGTTCTAGTCATCAGTGCTGGCATATCCTTGTTGTATTGATGTTTTATTGGTGGCACCAAACTGGAGTCTATATCATGCAGTACAGGCACAACCAACCCTGTTTAGAACTAATGAGTACATAA